GCGTCCTGCAGGACCTCCGGTGCGCGCTGGTGAGACGGCTCCCGTCATTCACCACACTGGTCGAAGCGTGCGACGACTTCGCCCGATACGACTCCCGTCAGCGCGCAGAGGTGGCGGCGATAGTCGATCTCGACGGCCTCGCCGTCAGGGTCATGAATTGCCCGATCACTGATGCAGACGGACGGCTGACCGAGGAATCGGGGCAGGTCGTCGCCGACGCCGAGGCCCGACTCCGGGCGATGGAAACCGAGTCGTGAGCTCAGCTCCGGTACCTCGTCCGCTCGGGCTGCCGATTCGTAGAGCAGCTTCCGTCACTTCAGTTCCATGAGGATGTCAGCGCGGGCGTAATAGTCGGCCACCGGGAGACGGTTGCGGGTGATCCTGACGAACCCGGCCTCCTCGTACAGGTGGATGGCGGGAGCCAGCTTGCTGTTTGTGCCGAGGAACAGTCGGGTCGCACCACGTGCCTGGGCACGGTCGGTCGCTGCGGCTATGAGTTGGCGGCCGATGCCGCGTCCCTGCGCGGCGGGGGCCACGGCCATCTTCGCCAGCTCGAACACGGCGTCCGGATAAGCCAAAAGCGCGACGCACCCGACAACGGCGCCCCTGCCCTGCTCGCGCGCCACGAGCACATCACCGCCCGGGCCCACGATGCGGCCGAACGGATCTCCGAGAACCGCCCGGTCCTCTTCCTGAAGGGTGAACAGGCGGGAGATCCACTCCTCGTTCAACGCGCGGAACGCGTCGGCATCACTTTGCGAGGCGATCGAGGAGACCACGGCGGGAGCAGAGGTGTGCGGCATGAGGCGGGTTTCCCTTCGTGTGTAGCTCCCCGCTAGCCTCCGGCCCTACTTACCCATATGTCCAATACAAGCAATAGCCCATATCAATAAGCTTGAACTATGGATCAGCGAATCGAGCTCCGCCACCTGCGGTACTTTCTGGCTGTGGCCGAGGAACTCCACTTCGGCCGTGCCGCCCAGCGGCTGAACATCGCTCAGCCCGCCCTGTCCCAGCAGATCAGGCAGCTCGAGAAGATCGTCGGTGTCGAGCTGTTCCGGCGGACCTCTCGAAGCGTCCGCCTCACAGACGCGGGAGCGACGTTCCAGCCACGGGCGAGGGACCTTCTGGGCCGTCTGGCGGCCGACGTCGACGAGGCCGGCCGTGTCGGGCGCGGCGAGGCCGGTCGCCTGGATGTCGCCTTCATCACTTCCGCCACCGCGATCGTCAGCGAACGGCTCCGTGAATTCTCCCGCTGCCGTCCAGACGTCCAGGTCAAACTGCACGACGGCTTCACCGTCGATGTCCTGGCGGCCCTGGAACGGGGCACGGCCGACATCGGTATCGTGCGAGATGCTGAGAAGCGAGACGACATCGACCTTTCCCTGCTGACAACGGAACGGTTCGTCGCCGTCATCCCCACAGACCACCCCGCCGCAAGGGCTGATCATGTGGCAGCAAAGGCGCTGGCCGCTGACCCGCTGATCCTGTTCCCGCGTTCAGCAGGAGCCCAGGCGTTCGACGTGAACACACAGCCGTTGCGGGACGCCGGCATCGACGTCCAGGTCGCGCAAGAGTGCTCGAACTGGCACACCATCATCATGTTCGTCGCCGCCGGCCTTGGCGTCACCATCGCCCCATACAGCGTCACGACACTGCTCCCCGCAGGCGCCCAACGTCTTGAACTCGACGGACCTCCCACAATGAGCCGGATCTTCATGGCCACCCGCCGAGGAGACAACCGTCCCCTCGTACAAGCCTTCATCGCAGCATCCGAGTCCGTGACAGGTCGCGGCCACGACCGGACGACGA
The Streptomyces sp. CGMCC 4.7035 DNA segment above includes these coding regions:
- a CDS encoding GNAT family N-acetyltransferase; protein product: MVSSIASQSDADAFRALNEEWISRLFTLQEEDRAVLGDPFGRIVGPGGDVLVAREQGRGAVVGCVALLAYPDAVFELAKMAVAPAAQGRGIGRQLIAAATDRAQARGATRLFLGTNSKLAPAIHLYEEAGFVRITRNRLPVADYYARADILMELK
- a CDS encoding LysR family transcriptional regulator, with translation MDQRIELRHLRYFLAVAEELHFGRAAQRLNIAQPALSQQIRQLEKIVGVELFRRTSRSVRLTDAGATFQPRARDLLGRLAADVDEAGRVGRGEAGRLDVAFITSATAIVSERLREFSRCRPDVQVKLHDGFTVDVLAALERGTADIGIVRDAEKRDDIDLSLLTTERFVAVIPTDHPAARADHVAAKALAADPLILFPRSAGAQAFDVNTQPLRDAGIDVQVAQECSNWHTIIMFVAAGLGVTIAPYSVTTLLPAGAQRLELDGPPTMSRIFMATRRGDNRPLVQAFIAASESVTGRGHDRTTRARGGAGSQPVLRRR